The following are encoded together in the Argopecten irradians isolate NY chromosome 5, Ai_NY, whole genome shotgun sequence genome:
- the LOC138324612 gene encoding uncharacterized protein, producing the protein MWIVLVLSLLGRLSDAVIVPIPPHPHIVPQVPMFNSHTSGLHTHRVVPVSPLATGLATGGSLLTGGLRSGGGLLSGGLPSGGGLLSSGLISGIFDRLLGGDIHERLQEERVDGLLADRQGAEHGHNRDGCQHHNLGCDAPGFHCVQTSERGTYSICMDGMAAHCHCKRGCAYKGVFIQHGFRRAFQSDCERCACVAGEVRCRPMRRGRRCRRLWRQRNIDLL; encoded by the exons ATGTGGATAGTTTTAGTTCTTTCATTACTCGGACGATTGTCCGATGCGGTTATAGTACCGATTCCTCCCCATCCCCATATAGTGCCCCAAGTACCCATGTTTAACAGTCACACATCTGGGTTGCACACTCACAGAGTAGTGCCAGTCAGCCCTCTGGCAACCGGCTTGGCAACCGGCGGTAGCCTCCTGACCGGTGGCTTGCGTTCCGGCGGTGGCCTCCTATCCGGTGGTTTGCCTTCCGGCGGTGGCCTACTATCCAGTGGCTTAATTTCTGGAATATTTGATCGTTTATTGGGTGGAGACATTCATGAACGGCTACAGGAGGAAAGGGTTGACGGTTTACTAGCCGACAGACAGGGTGCAGAGCATGGCCACAACCGAGATGGCTGTCAACACCA TAACCTCGGCTGTGACGCGCCAGGCTTCCACTGTGTGCAGACGTCAGAGCGAGGAACATACAGTATCTGTATGGATGGTATGGCGGCACATTGTCACTGCAAGCGAG GCTGTGCATACAAGGGCGTCTTTATTCAGCATGGGTTTAGGAGGGCATTCCAGTCAGACTGCGAGAGATGCGCATGTGTTGCAGGGGAG GTTCGATGTCGTCCTATGAGAAGAGGGAGACGTTGTCGCAGACTTTGGAGACAAAGAAATATCGACTTGCTTTAG